From one Micromonospora siamensis genomic stretch:
- a CDS encoding MFS transporter, protein MSPTVSVLARNRDFRNLFLAELVVFGADWFVMVPLLVLLPQLTGSGVWGALVLALDTGVVALLLPWTGTIADRYDRRKIMMVANLAALAGVLLLLGVRSAGTAWLAMLGIAVVAVAKALYSPAAQAALPNVLDPDDLAAGNAVAGSAWGTMTVVGASLGGVLSAVTGPYVSFVVAAVGLALAAGLATRIRRPLQAPRDAALPVQRTWPAIREALGHIGHHPRVLALVTVKSAVGLGNGVLTVFPLLAGVFGVGSVGTGLLFAARGAGALVGPILMRRVLTDRSWLLPGLALSMSLYGLAYLGTSVTGWFPLVLVLVFVAHLGGGSNWVLSNFALQGEVPDRLRGRIFATDMMLATLAISVSQLVVAGVVDLVDERVVLAGCGLVTLLYALGWRVATRRLSLTDPADAPDPAVPR, encoded by the coding sequence GTGTCACCCACCGTCTCGGTCCTGGCCCGCAACCGGGACTTCCGCAACCTCTTCCTGGCCGAGCTGGTGGTCTTCGGTGCGGACTGGTTCGTCATGGTCCCGCTGCTGGTGCTGCTGCCGCAGTTGACCGGCAGCGGCGTCTGGGGCGCGCTGGTGCTCGCCCTGGACACCGGTGTGGTGGCGCTGCTGCTGCCCTGGACCGGCACCATCGCCGACCGGTACGACCGCCGCAAGATCATGATGGTGGCGAACCTCGCCGCCCTGGCCGGCGTGCTGCTGCTGCTCGGGGTACGCAGCGCCGGCACGGCGTGGCTGGCCATGCTCGGCATCGCGGTGGTGGCGGTGGCCAAGGCGCTCTACTCGCCGGCCGCCCAGGCCGCCCTGCCCAACGTGCTGGACCCGGACGACCTGGCCGCCGGCAATGCGGTGGCCGGCTCGGCCTGGGGGACCATGACGGTGGTCGGCGCGTCACTGGGTGGCGTGCTGAGCGCGGTCACCGGCCCGTACGTCTCCTTCGTGGTCGCCGCGGTCGGCCTGGCGCTGGCCGCGGGCCTGGCGACCCGGATCCGCCGGCCGTTGCAGGCGCCCCGGGACGCGGCCCTGCCGGTGCAGCGGACCTGGCCGGCGATCCGGGAGGCGCTGGGCCACATCGGCCACCACCCGCGGGTGCTGGCGCTGGTCACGGTGAAGTCCGCGGTCGGGCTGGGCAACGGCGTGCTGACCGTCTTCCCGCTGCTCGCCGGGGTGTTCGGCGTGGGTTCGGTGGGCACCGGGCTGCTCTTCGCCGCCCGGGGCGCCGGGGCACTGGTGGGGCCGATCCTGATGCGGCGGGTGCTGACCGACCGGTCCTGGCTGCTGCCCGGGCTGGCCCTGTCCATGTCGCTGTACGGCCTGGCGTACCTGGGCACCTCGGTGACCGGCTGGTTCCCGCTGGTGCTGGTGCTGGTCTTCGTGGCGCACCTGGGCGGCGGCAGCAACTGGGTGCTGTCGAACTTCGCCCTCCAGGGGGAGGTGCCGGACCGGCTGCGCGGCCGGATCTTCGCCACCGACATGATGCTGGCGACCCTGGCCATCTCGGTCAGCCAGTTGGTGGTGGCGGGCGTGGTGGACCTGGTGGACGAGCGGGTGGTGCTGGCCGGTTGCGGCCTGGTCACCCTGCTCTACGCGCTGGGCTGGCGGGTCGCCACCCGCCGGCTGTCGCTCACCGACCCGGCGGACGCGCCGGACCCGGCCGTTCCCCGCTGA
- the rho gene encoding transcription termination factor Rho, with amino-acid sequence MSDTTDMTSDVSNVAGEAAAAPTRRRRSGTGLSAMLLPELQSLAASLGISGTARMRKGELISAISERQGGAAAGTPRPRAEVPAAAAPARDEVRAEVRGAERPEAERRATEPAAEQTAAPTEGRTRTRRGRAAAATTAVETPAAEPRAEETADRGDRDRAERAGDRGERADRAERGERADRAERTDRAERGERTDRAERGERTDRAERGERTERGERTDRAERGERTERGERTDRAERGERTERGERTDRAERGERTDRAERGERAERNERGGERAERNERGERGDRAEGGERAERNDRGDRNDRNDRGDRNDRGDRNDRGDRNDRGDRNDRGQRAERDNDGDDDGEGGGRRGRRSRFRDRRRGRGDRAEGGNEGGGGGREPQVGEDEVLVPVAGIVDVLDNYAFVRTTGYLAGPNDVYVSMSQIKKYGLRRGDAITGAVRAGREGGNSGDQRRDKYNPLVRLDTVNGMEPEEARRRPEFYKLTPLYPQERLRLETEPHILTTRVIDLVMPIGKGQRALIVSPPKAGKTMVLQAIANAITHNNPECHLMVVLVDERPEEVTDMQRSVKGEVVAATFDRPPQDHTTVAELAIERAKRLVELGHDVVVLLDSVTRLGRSYNLAAPASGRIMSGGIDSTALYPPKRFLGAARNIENGGSLTILATALVETGSMADTVIFEEFKGTGNAELKLDRKIADKRTFPAVDVSASGTRKEEILLAPEELAIIHKLRKVMHSLDSQAALDLLLDRLKKSRTNIEFLMQIAKSTPGE; translated from the coding sequence TTGAGCGACACCACCGACATGACGTCGGATGTTTCCAACGTCGCTGGCGAAGCCGCAGCCGCCCCCACCCGCCGTCGGCGCAGCGGCACCGGCCTGTCCGCGATGCTGCTGCCGGAGCTTCAGAGCCTGGCCGCGTCGCTCGGCATCTCCGGTACCGCTCGCATGCGTAAGGGCGAGCTGATCAGCGCCATCTCCGAGCGGCAGGGCGGCGCCGCCGCCGGTACCCCTCGACCGCGGGCCGAGGTGCCGGCCGCGGCCGCTCCCGCCCGTGACGAGGTCCGTGCCGAGGTGCGGGGCGCCGAGCGTCCCGAGGCGGAGCGTCGGGCCACCGAGCCGGCGGCCGAGCAGACCGCCGCACCGACCGAGGGTCGTACCCGCACCCGGCGTGGCCGGGCCGCGGCGGCGACCACCGCCGTCGAAACGCCGGCCGCCGAGCCGCGCGCCGAGGAGACCGCGGATCGTGGCGACCGGGACCGTGCCGAGCGCGCCGGTGACCGTGGCGAGCGGGCCGACCGCGCCGAGCGTGGCGAGCGGGCCGACCGCGCCGAGCGGACCGACCGGGCCGAGCGTGGCGAGCGGACCGACCGGGCCGAGCGTGGCGAGCGGACCGACCGGGCCGAGCGTGGCGAGCGGACCGAGCGTGGCGAGCGGACCGACCGCGCTGAGCGTGGCGAGCGGACCGAGCGTGGCGAGCGGACCGACCGCGCTGAGCGTGGCGAGCGGACCGAGCGTGGCGAGCGGACCGACCGGGCCGAGCGTGGCGAGCGGACCGACCGGGCCGAGCGTGGCGAGCGGGCCGAGCGCAACGAGCGCGGCGGCGAGCGGGCGGAGCGCAACGAGCGCGGCGAGCGTGGTGACCGGGCCGAGGGCGGCGAGCGGGCCGAGCGCAACGACCGTGGCGACCGCAACGACCGTAACGACCGGGGTGACCGTAACGACCGGGGTGACCGCAACGACCGGGGTGACCGCAACGACCGGGGTGACCGCAACGACCGTGGTCAGCGTGCCGAGCGGGACAACGACGGCGACGACGACGGCGAGGGCGGCGGCCGGCGGGGCCGGCGTAGCCGGTTCCGTGACCGCCGTCGCGGCCGTGGCGACCGTGCCGAGGGCGGCAACGAGGGCGGCGGCGGTGGCCGCGAGCCGCAGGTCGGCGAGGACGAGGTCCTCGTCCCGGTGGCCGGCATCGTCGACGTGCTGGACAACTACGCCTTCGTCCGGACCACCGGCTACCTGGCCGGCCCGAACGACGTCTACGTCTCGATGTCCCAGATCAAGAAGTACGGCCTGCGGCGCGGTGACGCGATCACCGGCGCCGTGCGGGCCGGCCGCGAGGGCGGCAACAGCGGCGACCAGCGGCGGGACAAGTACAACCCGCTCGTGCGGCTGGACACCGTCAACGGGATGGAGCCCGAGGAGGCCCGGCGTCGGCCGGAGTTCTACAAGCTCACCCCGCTCTACCCGCAGGAGCGGCTGCGGCTGGAGACCGAGCCGCACATCCTGACCACCCGGGTCATCGACCTGGTCATGCCGATCGGCAAGGGACAGCGGGCGCTCATCGTGTCCCCGCCCAAGGCCGGTAAGACCATGGTGCTGCAGGCGATCGCGAACGCGATCACCCACAACAACCCGGAGTGCCACCTGATGGTGGTGCTGGTGGACGAGCGGCCCGAAGAGGTCACCGACATGCAGCGTTCGGTGAAGGGCGAGGTCGTCGCGGCCACGTTCGACCGTCCGCCGCAGGACCACACCACGGTCGCCGAGTTGGCGATCGAGCGGGCCAAGCGCCTGGTCGAGCTGGGCCACGACGTGGTCGTGCTGCTCGACTCGGTGACCCGGCTCGGGCGGTCGTACAACCTGGCGGCGCCGGCCAGCGGCCGGATCATGTCGGGTGGTATCGACTCCACCGCGCTCTACCCGCCCAAGCGCTTCCTCGGCGCGGCGCGCAACATCGAGAACGGCGGCTCGCTGACCATTCTCGCCACCGCGCTGGTGGAGACCGGGTCCATGGCGGACACGGTCATCTTCGAGGAGTTCAAGGGCACCGGTAACGCGGAGCTGAAGCTGGACCGGAAGATCGCGGACAAGCGGACCTTCCCGGCGGTCGACGTCAGCGCGTCCGGCACGCGTAAGGAGGAGATCCTCCTCGCGCCGGAGGAGCTGGCGATCATCCACAAGCTCCGCAAGGTGATGCACTCGCTGGACTCGCAGGCGGCGCTGGACCTGCTGCTGGACCGGCTCAAGAAGTCGCGTACCAACATCGAGTTCCTGATGCAGATCGCGAAGTCGACGCCGGGGGAGTGA
- a CDS encoding polysaccharide deacetylase family protein gives MSDEAGRWGRRALLRRTVLLAGGAAAGAVATAESAWIADRRLPLGGGPASATLGNRFQEVGAGAVAVTWGVRTDTPLVALTFDDGPRPQWTPMVLDTLDRLDVPATFFLVGERARRHADVVRGRLGRHEVGNHSWAHRDLARMDATAVHDDLRRSHDTIAEVTGVAPRLLRPPWGHLGGAVLHAAARLDYRLVLWTLQMVEGEFPGDPAGHARRIVADVRPGTILLAHDVGTRQRLVALNGLPDLIGGLRGRGYRFVTVSQLLHAGAEV, from the coding sequence ATGTCGGACGAGGCGGGCCGGTGGGGGCGGCGGGCCCTGCTGCGCCGGACCGTCCTGCTGGCCGGTGGCGCCGCGGCGGGCGCGGTGGCGACGGCGGAGAGCGCCTGGATCGCCGACCGCCGGCTGCCGCTGGGCGGGGGGCCGGCGAGCGCCACCCTGGGCAACCGTTTCCAGGAGGTCGGCGCGGGCGCCGTCGCGGTCACCTGGGGGGTACGCACGGACACCCCGCTGGTGGCGCTCACCTTCGACGACGGGCCACGGCCACAGTGGACACCGATGGTGCTGGACACCCTGGACCGCCTCGACGTGCCGGCGACCTTCTTCCTGGTCGGTGAGCGGGCCCGGCGGCACGCCGACGTGGTGCGCGGCCGGCTGGGCCGGCACGAGGTCGGCAACCACAGCTGGGCGCACCGCGACCTGGCCCGGATGGACGCCACCGCCGTCCACGACGACCTGCGCCGCAGCCACGACACCATCGCGGAGGTGACCGGGGTGGCGCCCCGGCTGCTCCGCCCGCCCTGGGGGCACCTCGGCGGCGCGGTGCTGCACGCCGCCGCCCGGCTGGACTACCGGCTGGTGCTCTGGACCCTCCAGATGGTGGAGGGCGAGTTCCCCGGCGACCCGGCGGGACACGCCCGGCGGATCGTGGCCGACGTCCGCCCCGGCACCATCCTGCTGGCGCACGACGTCGGCACGCGACAGCGGCTGGTGGCGTTGAACGGGCTGCCTGATCTGATCGGCGGCCTGCGCGGTCGCGGCTACCGCTTCGTGACGGTTTCCCAACTCCTGCATGCCGGCGCCGAGGTCTGA
- a CDS encoding efflux RND transporter permease subunit, with amino-acid sequence MSLLARSSLANRGLVALIAVVTAAFGAFAVPSLKQQLLPSLELPAAFVVAVQPGASPEVVEAQVTEPIENSLQGVPGLEKITSTSREGSATVVVQYTFGTDVDDVVNKMQAALGRIAGQLPAGVEPQVLAGSTDDLPAVVLAASGDGDEQALAQRLRRSVLPELEGIEGVRSVALTGARDPIVVVRPDPAKLAANKIEPSAIAELLRTNGVAVPAGTVTDGSRSLPVQVGGPIRSVKELRGLVLKVVTPPAPPRPPAAKPVPGKPAVKPVAAPPVRRAPARPVTLGSVATVTEELAPATAITRTNGRPSLGLAVTAAPDGNAVTISHEIRDRLAELKGAGGADLAVVFDQAPFIERSIESLTTEGLLGLLMAVVVILVFLLSVRSTLVTAVSIPLSVLVALIALWVGDYSLNLLTLGALTIAVGRVVDDSIVVLENIKRHLGYGEPRRDAILGAVREVAGAVTASTLTTVAVFAPIALVGGFVGQLFAPFAITVTVALLASLLVSLTVVPVLAYWFLRAPRAGVEDPAARRAAEEKELRSPLQRAYLPVVRFATGSWRTRWATVAVGLVVLLGTFGLSRQLETNFLDDSGQDTLNISQQMPAGTGLAGTDQAAKAVEDVLARTAGVETYQVSIGGSDRPWEGGGGNDTARWSLALDGERDAPEVREELRREFDRLGATAGELTFGRGQGGASGDELEVVVQASDPEALNRAAEAARTALAGTPGVEDVASGLAERTPRLDVDVDRVAAARYGLSEAAVGRLVAQAYRGAPLGEVTFDDVPRQVVLRSTATPPATVAQLKALPVGPVKLGAVAKVTEAEGPQQVTRIDGGRSVSVTGTATGSNLGATTRELQQRLDAIDVPGATFTVGGASAQQKDAFGDLGLAVLAAIAIVFLIMVATFRSITQALILLVSVPFAATGAIGLLLVTGTPLGVPALIGVLMLVGIVVTNAIVLLDLVNQYRAQGMGVAEAVVEGGRRRLRPILMTAVATVFALLPMAFGLTGEGGFISRPLAIVVIGGLISSTLLTLVLVPTLYAMVEYAKESVRRRWGRGGTTDAPAGGPEPTAPAGAPAAVAGTAPVDGPAAPVPAPVTVPAQRSAPSAALLDGTDQFEVLRLPKSRRSPLPPAE; translated from the coding sequence ATGTCGCTGCTCGCCAGATCCAGCCTCGCCAACCGAGGGCTGGTCGCCCTCATCGCGGTGGTGACCGCGGCGTTCGGGGCGTTCGCCGTTCCGTCGTTGAAGCAGCAGCTCCTGCCCTCGTTGGAGCTGCCCGCCGCGTTCGTCGTGGCCGTCCAGCCCGGTGCCTCGCCCGAGGTGGTCGAGGCGCAGGTGACCGAGCCGATCGAGAACAGCCTCCAGGGCGTGCCGGGGCTGGAGAAGATCACCTCCACCTCGCGGGAGGGCTCGGCCACCGTCGTGGTGCAGTACACGTTCGGCACCGATGTGGACGACGTGGTCAACAAGATGCAGGCCGCGCTGGGCCGGATCGCCGGCCAGCTCCCGGCGGGCGTCGAGCCGCAGGTGCTCGCCGGCTCCACCGACGACCTGCCGGCCGTGGTGCTGGCCGCCTCCGGTGACGGGGACGAGCAGGCGCTCGCCCAGCGGCTGCGCCGGTCGGTCCTGCCGGAGCTCGAGGGGATCGAGGGCGTCCGCTCGGTGGCGCTGACCGGCGCCCGGGACCCGATCGTGGTGGTCAGGCCGGACCCGGCGAAGCTGGCCGCCAACAAGATCGAACCCAGCGCCATCGCCGAGCTGCTCCGGACCAACGGCGTGGCGGTCCCCGCCGGCACGGTGACCGACGGCAGCCGCTCCCTTCCGGTGCAGGTGGGTGGCCCGATCCGCTCGGTGAAGGAGCTGCGCGGGCTGGTCCTCAAGGTCGTGACGCCGCCCGCGCCGCCCAGGCCGCCGGCCGCCAAGCCGGTGCCCGGGAAGCCGGCGGTCAAGCCCGTCGCCGCCCCGCCGGTGCGCCGCGCGCCGGCCCGGCCGGTCACCCTCGGGTCGGTGGCCACCGTGACCGAGGAACTCGCCCCGGCCACCGCCATCACCCGCACCAACGGCCGGCCCAGCCTGGGCCTGGCCGTCACCGCCGCCCCGGACGGCAACGCGGTGACCATCTCGCACGAGATCCGGGACCGGCTGGCCGAGCTGAAGGGCGCCGGCGGCGCCGACCTCGCCGTGGTCTTCGACCAGGCCCCGTTCATCGAGCGGTCCATCGAGAGCCTGACCACCGAGGGGCTGCTCGGCCTGCTGATGGCGGTCGTGGTCATCCTGGTCTTCCTGCTGTCGGTCCGCTCCACCCTGGTCACGGCGGTCTCCATCCCGCTGTCGGTGCTGGTCGCCCTGATCGCCCTCTGGGTCGGCGACTACTCGCTGAACCTGCTCACCCTGGGCGCGCTGACCATCGCGGTCGGCCGGGTGGTCGACGACTCGATCGTCGTGCTGGAGAACATCAAGCGGCACCTCGGCTACGGCGAGCCCCGGCGGGACGCCATCCTCGGCGCGGTCCGCGAGGTGGCCGGCGCGGTGACCGCCTCCACCCTCACCACGGTCGCCGTCTTCGCCCCGATCGCGCTGGTCGGCGGCTTCGTCGGGCAGCTCTTCGCGCCGTTCGCCATCACCGTCACGGTCGCCCTGCTGGCCTCGCTGCTGGTCTCGCTGACCGTGGTGCCGGTGCTCGCGTACTGGTTCCTGCGGGCCCCCCGGGCCGGCGTCGAGGACCCGGCGGCCCGGCGGGCCGCCGAGGAGAAGGAGCTGCGCAGCCCGTTGCAGCGGGCGTACCTGCCGGTGGTGCGGTTCGCCACCGGTTCCTGGCGGACCCGCTGGGCGACCGTGGCGGTGGGACTGGTGGTGCTGCTCGGCACCTTCGGCCTCTCCCGCCAGCTGGAGACCAACTTCCTGGACGACTCCGGCCAGGACACCCTGAACATCAGCCAGCAGATGCCCGCCGGCACCGGCCTGGCCGGCACCGACCAGGCGGCCAAGGCGGTCGAGGACGTGCTGGCCCGGACCGCGGGCGTCGAGACGTACCAGGTCAGCATCGGTGGCAGCGACCGGCCGTGGGAGGGCGGCGGGGGCAACGACACCGCACGCTGGTCGCTCGCCCTGGACGGCGAGCGCGACGCCCCGGAGGTACGCGAGGAGCTGCGCCGGGAGTTCGACCGGCTCGGCGCGACGGCCGGCGAGCTGACCTTCGGCCGGGGTCAGGGCGGCGCCTCCGGCGACGAGCTGGAGGTCGTGGTCCAGGCGAGCGACCCGGAGGCGCTGAACCGGGCCGCCGAGGCCGCCCGGACGGCGCTGGCCGGCACGCCGGGCGTCGAGGATGTCGCCAGTGGCCTGGCCGAGCGGACGCCCCGGCTGGACGTCGACGTCGACCGGGTCGCCGCGGCCCGGTACGGGCTCAGCGAGGCGGCCGTCGGGCGGCTGGTCGCGCAGGCGTACCGGGGTGCCCCGCTGGGCGAGGTGACCTTCGACGACGTGCCCCGGCAGGTGGTGCTGCGGAGCACCGCCACCCCGCCGGCGACGGTGGCGCAGCTCAAGGCGCTGCCGGTGGGTCCGGTGAAGCTGGGCGCGGTCGCGAAGGTCACCGAGGCCGAGGGGCCGCAGCAGGTGACCCGGATCGACGGCGGGCGCAGCGTCTCGGTGACCGGTACGGCCACCGGCTCCAACCTGGGCGCCACCACCCGGGAGCTCCAGCAGCGGCTGGACGCGATCGACGTGCCGGGCGCGACGTTCACCGTCGGCGGGGCCAGCGCCCAGCAGAAGGACGCCTTCGGCGACCTGGGCCTGGCCGTGCTGGCGGCGATCGCCATCGTCTTCCTGATCATGGTGGCCACGTTCCGGAGCATCACCCAGGCGCTGATCCTGCTGGTCTCGGTGCCGTTCGCGGCGACCGGCGCGATCGGACTGCTGCTGGTCACCGGCACCCCGCTGGGCGTGCCGGCGCTGATCGGCGTGCTGATGCTGGTCGGCATCGTGGTGACCAACGCGATCGTCCTGCTCGACCTGGTCAACCAGTACCGGGCGCAGGGCATGGGCGTGGCGGAGGCGGTGGTCGAGGGCGGCCGGCGCCGGCTGCGGCCGATCCTGATGACCGCCGTGGCGACCGTCTTCGCGCTGCTGCCGATGGCGTTCGGCCTGACCGGCGAGGGCGGCTTCATCTCCCGGCCGCTGGCCATCGTGGTGATCGGCGGCCTGATCAGCTCGACGCTGCTGACCCTGGTGCTGGTGCCCACGCTCTACGCGATGGTCGAGTACGCGAAGGAGTCGGTGCGACGCCGCTGGGGACGGGGCGGCACGACGGACGCTCCCGCCGGTGGGCCCGAACCGACGGCTCCGGCCGGTGCCCCCGCCGCGGTCGCCGGGACCGCGCCGGTCGACGGGCCGGCGGCGCCCGTACCCGCCCCGGTGACCGTGCCGGCGCAGCGTTCCGCGCCCTCGGCCGCGTTGCTGGACGGGACCGACCAGTTCGAGGTGCTGCGCCTGCCGAAGAGCCGCCGTTCCCCGCTGCCGCCGGCCGAGTGA
- the thrC gene encoding threonine synthase: MWRGLIDAYRNRLPVTDATPVVTLHEGNTPLLPAPALSERLDCDVWLKVEGANPTGSFKDRGMTVAVSKAVEAGDKALICASTGNTSASAAAYAARAGITCAVLVPQGKIALGKLAQALVHGAKLLQVNGNFDDCLALAGKLAQDYPVALVNSVNINRLHGQKTAAFEIVEALGDAPDIHCLPVGNAGNISAYWMGYSEDVHDGNATRAPKMYGFQAAGAAPLVGGKVVPEPSTIATAIRIGNPASWTRAIDARDASEGLIAAVTDREILSAYRLLAREVGVFVELGSAASVAGLLQQGAAGRVPAGSTVVCTVTGHGLKDPEWAISTAPAPVTIANDPLAAARSLDLA; the protein is encoded by the coding sequence ATGTGGCGAGGACTGATCGACGCGTACCGGAACCGGCTCCCGGTCACCGACGCGACGCCCGTCGTCACCCTGCACGAGGGAAACACCCCGCTGCTGCCGGCGCCGGCGCTTTCCGAGCGCCTCGACTGCGACGTGTGGCTGAAGGTCGAGGGCGCCAACCCCACCGGCTCGTTCAAGGACCGGGGCATGACCGTCGCCGTGTCCAAGGCGGTGGAGGCCGGCGACAAGGCGCTCATCTGCGCCTCCACCGGCAACACCAGCGCCTCCGCGGCGGCGTACGCGGCCCGCGCCGGGATCACCTGCGCGGTGCTGGTGCCGCAGGGCAAGATCGCGCTGGGCAAGCTGGCCCAGGCGCTGGTGCACGGCGCCAAGTTGCTCCAGGTCAACGGCAACTTCGACGACTGCCTCGCGCTGGCCGGCAAGCTCGCCCAGGACTACCCGGTGGCCCTGGTCAACTCGGTCAACATCAACCGGTTGCACGGCCAGAAGACCGCCGCGTTCGAGATCGTCGAGGCGCTCGGCGACGCCCCGGACATCCACTGCCTGCCCGTCGGCAACGCCGGCAACATCTCGGCGTACTGGATGGGCTACTCCGAGGACGTGCACGACGGCAACGCCACCCGCGCCCCGAAGATGTACGGCTTCCAGGCCGCCGGGGCCGCGCCGCTGGTCGGCGGCAAGGTGGTGCCGGAGCCGTCCACCATCGCCACCGCCATCCGGATCGGCAACCCGGCCAGCTGGACCAGGGCGATCGACGCCCGGGACGCCTCCGAGGGGCTGATCGCCGCGGTCACCGACCGGGAGATCCTGTCGGCGTACCGTCTCCTCGCCCGCGAGGTGGGTGTCTTCGTCGAGCTGGGCAGCGCGGCCAGCGTCGCCGGTCTGCTCCAGCAGGGCGCGGCCGGCCGGGTGCCGGCCGGGTCCACCGTCGTCTGCACGGTCACCGGGCACGGCCTCAAGGACCCGGAGTGGGCCATCTCCACCGCGCCCGCGCCGGTCACCATCGCCAACGACCCGCTGGCCGCGGCGCGCTCCCTCGACCTGGCCTGA
- the thrB gene encoding homoserine kinase — protein sequence MPLTFETGPVRVRVPATSANLGPGFDALGLALGLHDDVAAEIAAGPGVRVSVAGEGAGELPGDDRHLVARAMRATFDALGGQPTGLALECVNRIPQARGLGSSSAAIVAGVLLARALVVDGPQRLDDAAVLRLAAEIEGHPDNVAPCLLGGFTVAWTEPTGARAVSLAVADGVFPTVFVPDERGLTAVARAALPAAVPHADAALTAGRAALLVHALTAAPELLLPATVDRLHQDYRAEGMPGAAALVTALRAAGVAAVVSGAGPTVLALTEPPEGFTPGMDWRSWRLPVEVHGARVERGRLGHAERDPVAAGRKS from the coding sequence GTGCCGTTGACTTTCGAAACCGGGCCGGTCCGGGTCCGGGTGCCCGCCACCAGCGCCAACCTGGGGCCGGGGTTCGACGCGCTCGGTCTCGCCCTGGGCCTGCACGACGACGTCGCCGCCGAGATCGCCGCCGGGCCCGGCGTGCGGGTGTCGGTCGCCGGCGAGGGCGCGGGGGAACTGCCGGGCGACGACCGGCACCTGGTGGCCCGGGCGATGCGGGCGACCTTCGACGCGCTCGGCGGCCAGCCCACCGGGCTCGCGCTGGAGTGCGTCAACCGGATCCCGCAGGCCCGGGGTCTCGGCTCCTCGTCGGCGGCGATCGTGGCCGGCGTGCTGCTGGCCCGGGCCCTGGTGGTCGACGGGCCGCAGCGGCTGGACGACGCGGCGGTCCTGCGCCTGGCGGCGGAGATCGAGGGCCACCCGGACAACGTGGCCCCCTGCCTGCTCGGCGGCTTCACGGTGGCCTGGACGGAGCCCACCGGCGCCCGCGCGGTCTCGCTGGCCGTGGCCGACGGCGTATTCCCGACGGTGTTCGTGCCGGACGAGCGGGGCCTGACCGCGGTCGCCCGGGCCGCGCTGCCGGCGGCGGTGCCGCACGCCGACGCCGCGCTGACCGCCGGGCGGGCGGCGTTGCTGGTGCACGCGCTGACCGCGGCGCCGGAGCTGCTGCTGCCGGCCACCGTCGACCGGCTGCACCAGGACTACCGTGCGGAGGGGATGCCGGGCGCGGCCGCCCTGGTCACGGCGCTGCGTGCGGCCGGTGTGGCGGCTGTGGTCAGTGGGGCGGGGCCGACGGTGCTGGCACTCACCGAGCCGCCGGAGGGCTTCACCCCGGGAATGGATTGGCGATCCTGGCGGTTGCCGGTAGAGGTGCACGGGGCCCGGGTCGAACGGGGTAGACTGGGACACGCCGAGCGGGACCCTGTTGCCGCAGGTCGGAAGAGTTGA